One Pichia kudriavzevii chromosome 3, complete sequence genomic window carries:
- a CDS encoding uncharacterized protein (PKUD0C05940; similar to Saccharomyces cerevisiae YHL017W (YHL017W) and YKL039W (PTM1); ancestral locus Anc_2.552): MLFNMFRICYLLFVACTVIAQKVKLDGNSAEYCTGMYSKVDWGGPVEPFIKVDLKSFEKANPATGNASVSLIVFEYKDLDLLGVEDDSGRKRYICDDELVSQGHCNAEQLYQFIIGRNATDSNAPIKTDVLTELGTNDFSYLIPITGYYCVAAINPPFEGEHNNFEMIVNFHNAYGSLPASQIPLLSLYGLLGVVYAVCLFIYLFPVFKHRSELLLLQKYLAGFFVFLTIEDILTWSLYEIQNNNKKYPLPGGIQFYIVFVSILNAFKISFSLFLLLVISLGYGIVYTKLPRKVMNVCKIICGLHFLFSAAAAWFSYHASQSQPIGSTTSTGRASDGFDTDSIIGILISIPMMILFMGLYVWIISSLRRTTQLLEENKQIVKLKMYKRLMNLIFISCLLLIFAFVMSSILIFNDNLTESIEKFWKFNDVLTTFWPSAIYFIIFIGIAMIWRPTDTSYLLAASTQISSTPTTAGTGPETIDLEQYDNDFEFDDLRSLHSHNGDPFANPKRSENPFDDSNQVADPFDDGSKDLDEQLKKEKEKLKAQDNDHFELDDGSDDDRVSGKK; this comes from the coding sequence ATGCTATTCAATATGTTTAGAATATGCTACTTGCTGTTCGTGGCATGTACGGTAATTGCTCAAAAAGTCAAACTTGATGGGAATTCAGCGGAGTATTGTACTGGAATGTACAGTAAAGTAGACTGGGGAGGACCAGTGGAACCCTTCATCAAGGTTGACTTGAAGTCTTTTGAGAAGGCAAATCCGGCCACTGGAAATGCATCGGTCTCATTAATTGTCTTTGAATATAAGGACCTTGACCTATTAGGTGTGGAAGACGATTCAGGTAGAAAGAGGTATATTTgtgatgatgaattagTTAGTCAAGGACATTGTAATGCAGAGCAATTATACCAGTTTATTATTGGCAGGAATGCCACAGATTCCAACGCTCCAATTAAGACTGATGTTCTGACCGAATTAGGTACTAATGATTTTAGTTACCTAATTCCTATTACCGGTTATTACTGCGTTGCGGCAATTAATCCACCATTTGAAGGGGAACATAATAATTTCGAAATGATTGTTAATTTCCACAATGCGTATGGTAGTTTACCTGCTTCCCAGATTCCACTATTATCTTTATATGGATTATTAGGAGTTGTTTATGCAGTCTGTCTTTTTATCTACTTGTTCCCAGTTTTCAAGCATAGGTCGGAGTTATTGCTTTTACAGAAATATTTGGCTGGATTTTTTGTCTTCTTGacaattgaagatataCTAACTTGGTCCTTATatgaaattcaaaataacaataaaaagTACCCTCTACCTGGTGGTATCCAATTTTACATCGTGTTTGTTAGTATTTTGAATGCATTTaagatttcattttcattgtttttgttattaGTTATTTCATTAGGCTATGGTATTGTTTACACAAAATTGCCAAGAAAAGTAATGAATGTTTGTAAAATAATTTGTGGCCTGcatttcttattttcaGCTGCGGCTGCTTGGTTTTCTTACCATGCATCTCAATCACAACCAATTGGATCTACTACTTCAACAGGCAGAGCTTCTGATGGCTTTGATACGGACTCCATAATAGGAATCCTTATTTCTATTCCAATGATGATTCTATTTATGGGTTTATACGTTTGGATTATTTCATCCTTGAGAAGAACTACTCAATTGCTTGAAGAGAATAAACAGATAGTTAAGCTAAAGATGTACAAGAGGCtaatgaatttgatttttatCTCTTGTTTATTGCTGATCTTTGCCTTTGTGATGTCAAGTATTCTAATTTTCAACGACAACCTAACTGAATCGATTGAAAAGTTCTGGAAATTTAATGATGTTTTAACCACATTTTGGCCATCTgcaatttattttattattttcattggtaTTGCAATGATTTGGAGACCAACCGATACATCATATCTTTTAGCAGCATCTACTCAGATTTCATCTACGCCAACCACTGCTGGTACTGGTCCAGAGACTATTGATCTTGAACAATATGATAAcgattttgagtttgacGATTTGAGAAGCCTTCATAGCCACAACGGTGATCCTTTTGCTAATCCTAAAAGATCAGAAAACCCTTTTGATGATTCAAACCAAGTAGCAGATCCTTTTGATGATGGCTCAAAAGATTTGGACGAGCAAttaaagaaagagaaggagaaattgaaggcTCAAGATAATGACCATTTTGAATTAGATGATGGATCTGATGATGATCGTGTATCAggtaaaaaataa
- a CDS encoding uncharacterized protein (PKUD0C05950; similar to Saccharomyces cerevisiae YIL142W (CCT2); ancestral locus Anc_2.206) yields MSVNIFGDQVTEERAENARLSSFVGAIAVGDLVKSTLGPKGMDKLLTSASTGESLVTNDGATILKSIPFDNPAAKVLVNIAKVQDDEVGDGTTSVTVLTAELLREAEKLIDQKIHPQTIIEGYRIASKVALEQLESLAVDNSGNNEKFRKDLINIAKTTLSSKVLAQDKDYFAELAVDAILKLKGSTNLDHIQIIKKSGGKLSDSFLDEGFILDKRFGVGQPKKVVNAKILIANTSMDTDKVKIFGAKFKVDSTSKLADLEKAEREKMKAKVEKIKKFDINCFVNRQLIYDWPEQLFTDAGINSIEHADFDGVERLALVTGGEVISTFDDPSNVKLGYCDCIEEIIIGEDVMTKFSGVAKGEACTIVLRGATEQLLDESERSLHDALSVLSQTTVETRTVLGGGCSETNMSKAVDQAAQNVSGKKSLAIEAFARALRQLPTILADNAGFDSSELVTRLRSSVYNGLITSGLDLNKGDIADMRELGIVESYKLKYAVVSSASEAAEVLLRVDNIIRAKPRTADRNMHH; encoded by the coding sequence ATGTCAGTCAATATTTTTGGAGACCAAGTTACTGAAGAAAGAGCTGAGAATGCCAGATTGTCATCCTTCGTTGGTGCCATCGCAGTAGGTGATTTAGTTAAATCCACTCTTGGTCCTAAGGGTATGGATAAATTGCTTACATCCGCTTCAACGGGTGAATCTCTTGTCACTAATGACGGTGCTACCATTCTAAAATCTATACCATTTGATAATCCAGCAGCTAAAGTGTTAGTTAATATTGCTAAAGTTCAAGATGACGAAGTTGGTGACGGTACCACCTCTGTTACTGTCTTGACCGCAGAATTGTTGAGGGAGGCGGAAAAGCTGATTGATCAAAAGATTCATCCACAAACTATCATAGAAGGTTACAGAATTGCTTCTAAAGTTGCGTTGGAACAACTTGAATCATTGGCTGTTGACAATTCAGGGAACAACGaaaaatttagaaaagaTTTAATAAACATTGCAAAGACTACCCTTTCGTCCAAAGTGTTGGCTCAGGATAAAGATTATTTTGCAGAACTAGCAGTTGACGCTATACTAAAATTAAAAGGATCAACCAATCTCGAtcatattcaaattatcaagAAATCTGGTGGTAAGCTATCAGATTCGTTTCTCGATGAAGGTTTTATTCTTGATAAGAGATTTGGCGTTGGTCAACCTAAGAAGGTTGTAAACGCAAAGATCTTAATTGCAAATACATCAATGGACACAGATAAGGTTAAGATTTTTGGTGCTAAGTTCAAAGTCGATTCAACTAGTAAGCTGGCAGATTTAGAAAAGgcagaaagagaaaagatgAAGGccaaagttgaaaagattaaaaaatttgatataaATTGTTTTGTCAATAGACAACTCATTTATGATTGGCCTGAACAGTTGTTTACAGATGCGGGAATAAATTCTATTGAACATGCCGATTTTGACGGTGTCGAAAGACTAGCTTTAGTCACTGGTGGTGAGGTGATTTCCACTTTTGATGATCCATCTAACGTAAAGCTTGGATACTGTGACTgtattgaagaaatcatcataGGTGAAGATGTAATGACCAAGTTCTCGGGTGTGGCAAAAGGTGAAGCTTGTACCATAGTGCTAAGAGGAGCAACGGAGCAATTGTTAGATGAATCAGAGAGGTCTTTACATGACGCATTGTCTGTTCTTTCACAGACTACTGTAGAAACTAGAACTGTGTTAGGTGGTGGCTGCTCTGAAACTAATATGTCGAAAGCTGTGGATCAAGCTGCTCAGAATGTATCGGGTAAAAAATCTTTAGCAATTGAAGCTTTTGCTAGAGCTTTAAGGCAATTACCTACCATCTTAGCAGATAATGCGGGTTTTGATTCAAGTGAGTTAGTCACCAGATTAAGATCCTCAGTATACAATGGTTTGATAACATCTGGTTTGGACCTTAATAAGGGTGATATAGCAGACATGAGAGAACTTGGTATTGTTGAAAGCTATAAGCTTAAATATGCTGTTGTTTCGTCTGCCTCCGAAGCAGCTGAGGTTCTTTTAAGAGTTGATAACATTATAAGGGCTAAGCCAAGAACGGCAGATAGAAACATGCATCATTGA
- a CDS encoding uncharacterized protein (PKUD0C05960; Pfam Domains: Mito_carr(1e-75)|efhand(7.1e-10)), producing MFPNESPEDKRKRHRQIFDSIDKGNSGYVSFKDFENAMKEAEHPLKDSPAAMSHIYKSFSESSPKGSIWRRRTCVDFDEFDKYLMTAESQIEKGFINLDKDNDGIIKPEDVSRYLSNIGCDPKSQEVETFFKNMDLQKKGYVTYSTFRDSLLFMPRIDGSRIRTAYKFFNDDLDNLSSEGDVTVGDDILNSVGFFLAGGLSGVVSRTCTAPLDRIKVFLIARTDLSSTLLKNKEKLTHIIEESTHKKVTPQKIESPLIRSIKTIYKQGGIKAFYVGNGLNVMKVFPESAMKFGSFEATKKVLCRVEGVEDEKKLSKASTYLSGGIGGVIAQTTVYPVDTLKYRIQCASLDSKVKGFKLLTSTAKDLYREGGIRAFYRGLFVGLSGMFPYAALDLGTFTTVKKWYTKREAERLGCSVDDVSLPNYLVLTIGASSGTFGATMVYPINLLRTRLQAQGTFAHPYTYTGIVDVTAQTIKREGVQGLFKGLVPNLAKVIPAVSISYLMYENLKQLFGLNERK from the coding sequence ATGTTCCCAAATGAAAGTCCCGaagacaaaagaaaaagacaTAGACAGATCTTTGATTCTATAGACAAAGGCAATTCAGGCTACgtttctttcaaagattttgaaaacgCAATGAAGGAAGCAGAACATCCATTGAAAGATTCGCCAGCCGCAATGTCACATATTTATAAATCCTTCTCAGAAAGCTCACCTAAAGGCTCTATTTGGAGGCGACGTACATGTGTTGACTTCGACGAGTTTGACAAATATTTAATGACAGCAGAGTCGCAAATAGAAAAGGGTTTTATAAACCTAGACAAAGACAATGATGGCATTATTAAACCTGAGGATGTTTCTCGTTATTTATCGAATATTGGTTGTGATCCAAAATCCCAGGAAGTTgaaacatttttcaaaaacatgGATctacaaaagaaaggttATGTAACATATTCAACCTTTAGGGATAGTTTATTATTTATGCCTAGAATCGACGGATCGAGAATCCGTACTGCAtataagtttttcaatgatgacTTGGATAACTTGTCCTCGGAAGGTGATGTTACAGTGGGTGATGACATATTGAATAGTGTGGGCTTTTTTCTTGCAGGGGGGTTGTCCGGTGTGGTTTCGAGAACATGTACGGCGCCTTTAGACAGAATCAAGGTGTTTTTAATTGCCAGGACAGATTTGTCATCtacattgttgaagaataaaGAGAAATTAACACACataattgaagaatccaCTCACAAAAAAGTAACTCCTCAAAAGATTGAATCTCCATTGATTAGGTCTATTAAAACCATTTATAAACAGGGTGGAATCAAAGCTTTCTATGTGGGAAATGGTTTGAATGTTATGAAAGTTTTCCCAGAAAGCGCAATGAAATTTGGTTCTTTTGAGGCAACAAAGAAAGTACTGTGTAGAGTAGAAGGTGTTGAGGATGAAAAGAAACTGTCTAAAGCATCTACTTATTTAAGTGGTGGTATTGGAGGTGTTATAGCACAAACTACTGTTTACCCTGTCGATACTTTGAAATATAGGATCCAATGCGCATCACTCGATTCCAAAGTAAAGGGTTTCAAATTATTAACTTCTACTGCCAAAGATTTATACAGAGAAGGTGGTATAAGAGCCTTCTACAGAGGCTTGTTTGTTGGCCTCAGTGGTATGTTTCCATATGCAGCATTAGATTTAGGTACTTTTACGACAGTCAAAAAATGGTATACTAAACGGGAAGCTGAAAGGTTGGGATGTTCTGTTGACGACGTTAGTTTACCAAATTATTTGGTTCTAACAATTGGTGCGTCATCTGGTACTTTTGGTGCGACGATGGTCTATCCAATCAATTTGTTAAGAACCAGATTACAAGCACAAGGGACTTTTGCACATCCATACACTTACACTGGTATCGTTGATGTCACGGCACAGACAATTAAAAGAGAAGGTGTTCAAGGTTTGTTTAAGGGATTGGTTCCTAACTTGGCAAAAGTTATACCTGCGGTTTCAATAAGTTACTTAATGTATGAAAACCTAAAACAGTTGTTTGGTTTAAACGAAAGAAAGTGA
- a CDS encoding uncharacterized protein (PKUD0C05970; similar to Saccharomyces cerevisiae YIL070C (MAM33); ancestral locus Anc_7.265), with amino-acid sequence MSTRLLAQSVRTALRSSVFRNQLARISLPAISSVNFSTSLCRRNEAKTQLHEVITNELKFEEEDSFGLDETFKTYLENNKIEIVNTDGKVLAELVKKFNNETIHIYFDVLRITQTSYQLKQMQDQVEQSEYLDDELAEIANADINVVIVKDSVATGFDLSLSLVDQSFSVQAITNFNNVETALSDSPEASAERDLKYSGPEYSNLAEELQEAINQYLMSRGINNELAEFILAYSGVKENNEYLDWLENLKKFTA; translated from the coding sequence ATGTCAACTAGATTACTAGCACAATCCGTCAGAACTGCACTCAGATCTTCTGTTTTCAGAAATCAATTAGCAAGAATTTCTCTTCCAGCAATTTCTAGTGTTAACTTTTCCACTTCTCTTTGCAGAAGAAATGAGGCAAAGACACAACTTCATGAAGTCATTACCAACGAATTAAaatttgaggaagaagattCTTTTGGATTAGATGAAACTTTCAAGACCTACTTGGAAAATAACAAgattgaaattgtcaacACAGATGGTAAAGTTTTAGCAGAATTAGTCAAGAAGTTTAACAATGAAACCATTCATatttattttgatgttttaaGAATCACCCAAACATCCTACCAATTGAAGCAGATGCAAGATCAAGTCGAGCAATCTGAATATTTGGATGATGAATTAGCAGAAATTGCAAATGCCGACATCAATGTCGTAATTGTTAAGGATTCTGTGGCTACGGGTTTTGACTTGTCATTATCCTTAGTCGACCAATCATTTTCGGTCCAAGCAATTACCAATTTTAATAACGTTGAAACTGCGTTAAGCGATTCTCCAGAAGCTTCTGCTGAGAGAGATTTGAAGTATTCCGGTCCGGAATATTCCAACTTAGCTGAGGAATTGCAAGAAGCAATAAACCAATACTTAATGTCTAGAGGTATCAACAATGAATTAGCTGAATTTATCTTGGCGTATTCTGGTGTTAAGGAAAACAACGAATATCTCGACTGGTTGGAgaacttgaaaaagtttACTGCCTAA
- a CDS encoding uncharacterized protein (PKUD0C05975; similar to Saccharomyces cerevisiae YDL130W (RPP1B); ancestral locus Anc_7.293) has product MSDALVSYAALILADAEKEVSSENLQTVLNAAGANVDSIWTSVFAKALEGKDLKEILFSMAAAAPAAAAGSAAAAGGAEEAAAEAVEEEKEESDDDMGFGLFD; this is encoded by the coding sequence ATGTCTGACGCTCTTGTTTCATACGCAGCTTTAATCTTAGCAGATGCAGAAAAGGAAGTTTCCTCCGAAAACTTACAAACTGTTTTAAACGCAGCAGGTGCAAATGTTGACTCAATCTGGACTTCTGTTTTTGCAAAGGCATTAGAAGGTAAGGACTTAAAGGAAATCTTATTCTCTATGGCAGCAGCAGCAccagcagcagcagcaggCTCCGCAGCGGCAGCGGGTGGTGCTGAAGAAGCAGCAGCAGaagcagttgaagaagaaaaggaagaatctGATGATGACATGGGTTTCGGTTTGTTCGACTAA
- a CDS encoding uncharacterized protein (PKUD0C05980; similar to Saccharomyces cerevisiae YJR095W (SFC1); ancestral locus Anc_7.467) — protein sequence MSSASQKSNQKPKSTVIDLIAGGTAGLFEALCCHPLDTIKVRMQLYKKTAGADKAPGLIRTGKNIFVEEGFFALYKGLSAVCIGIVPKMAIRFSSYGLYRSFFTDADGNISGPLTFLSGVMAGITEACIVVNPMEVVKIRMQAQNNSLRDPLAKPKYTSAPQAAVLIVKEEGLKTLWRGVALTAGRQAINQGANFTTYSFLRSTLQDRQNTEVLPTYQTAIIGFISGAIGPFCNNPLDTIKTRMQKETAITTESNLSRGLRIGKNLVKESGISAFYKGIIPRVIRVASGQCVVFPVYEFFKGFLYDIAGYNTEKKLD from the coding sequence ATGTCTTCCGCATCTCAGAAGTCCAATCAAAAACCAAAGAGTACTGTCATTGACTTGATTGCCGGTGGTACTGCCGGTTTATTTGAAGCTTTATGTTGTCATCCATTGGATACAATTAAAGTTAGAATGCAATTGTACAAGAAAACCGCCGGTGCTGATAAAGCCCCAGGATTGATCAGAACAGGTAAGAACATCTTTGTTGAAGAGGGATTCTTTGCCCTCTATAAAGGATTATCTGCTGTTTGTATTGGTATTGTTCCAAAAATGGCCATTAGATTCTCCTCTTATGGTTTATACAGATCCTTCTTCACCGATGCCGACGGTAATATCTCTGGTCCCCTGACCTTTTTGTCCGGTGTCATGGCAGGTATCACTGAAGCATGTATCGTTGTTAACCCAATGGAAGTTGTCAAAATTAGAATGCAGGCCCAAAACAATTCCTTGAGGGATCCATTGGCTAAGCCAAAGTATACCTCTGCTCCTCAAGCTGCTGTTCTGATTGTCAAGGAAGAAGGTTTGAAGACCCTTTGGAGAGGTGTTGCATTAACTGCCGGTAGACAGGCAATCAACCAAGGTGCTAATTTTACAACTTATTCATTCTTGAGATCGACTTTACAAGATAGGCAAAATACCGAAGTCTTGCCAACTTACCAAACCGCCATTATTGGGTTCATCTCTGGTGCTATTGGTCCATTCTGTAACAATCCTTTGGATACCATCAAAACCAGAATGCAAAAGGAAACTGCAATCACTACTGAATCCAATTTATCAAGAGGTTTAAGAATTGGTAAGAATTTAGTCAAGGAATCTGGTATTTCTGCATTCTACAAAGGTATCATCCCAAGAGTTATTAGAGTTGCTTCCGGTCAATGTGTGGTCTTCCCTGTCTatgaattcttcaaaggcTTCTTATACGACATTGCAGGTTACAATACCGAAAAGAAATTAGATTAA
- a CDS encoding uncharacterized protein (PKUD0C05990), with protein sequence MVQFEPILNQGYGYGFSVGLGAAFAALMALITRVLTTVLGETQTSERFSTASRNVNSGLIASSTVSAWTWPATLLTSGAWSYSHGISGGFLYGIGGAVQITLFLFLALQIKLKAPTAHTVSECFYIRFGKSGHWLFLCYCICTNVLISSLLLLGGAQGFAATTGMHVVAASFLLPLGVMAYTALGGLKATFISDWIHTVIIYIILIITMYTCYCTSSYIGSPSRMYELLKEAEVAFPSASGHSYLSFHDSQMYYITWSVMLGGLGSVFGDPGYSQRAIASNSRSVFQGYLMGTICWWVIPLALGFSAGLTSRALLTNPSFVTYPNPLTDEEIGSGMPVMYGLHMLLGESGAAAGLLMLFMSVTSATSAELIAFSSVATYDIYKIYINPKATGKQLIRVSHIAVCVFSLIMAALSIVFNYVGVNTGWLLSFVGIILLPEVGAITLMLFWKRLSKLGLIIGAPLGTVSGIVCWVCSTYAFGEHIVSKSTLSIPKATFIGNIVSLFSAPLYMVAITLLDPSSRSFDLTRLGETIKMGDDALQEEKRATLVTEEDKNTIFRQTFYSIIVNLFVLLGVYVVIACVLYRWGHDLSKTSFTILIVVLLVWVILAGLYIIMLPLYQGRHALARVCGMHAPHAGTIKNVTNTSATKFVSLLTIATKVTEGNDETEFINPCHNRNAGLRDGGNFSFAKSISSQNSGVSEMGEKEEGIREKGELN encoded by the coding sequence ATGGTACAGTTTGAACCGATTCTTAATCAAGGGTATGGGTATGGGTTTTCAGTTGGCCTGGGTGCGGCGTTTGCAGCTTTGATGGCATTGATAACACGGGTATTGACAACGGTATTGGGTGAAACACAAACATCCGAGAGATTCTCTACTGCATCGAGAAACGTGAACTCCGGTTTGATTGCATCGTCCACTGTCTCTGCATGGACTTGGCCGGCAACCTTACTCACATCTGGTGCCTGGAGTTATTCGCATGGTATATCTGGTGGGTTTCTCTACGGTATTGGAGGTGCGGTTCAGATAACCttatttctgtttttggCCCTGCAGATTAAACTCAAAGCACCAACTGCACATACTGTCTCTGAATGCTTTTATATTAGGTTTGGCAAAAGTGGCCattggttgtttttgtGCTATTGCATCTGCACCAATGTtctcatttcttcattattgCTATTAGGCGGAGCACAGGGCTTTGCTGCCACTACGGGAATGCACGTAGTTGCAGCTTCCTTTTTGTTGCCATTGGGTGTGATGGCATATACTGCATTGGGAGGATTGAAGGCAACTTTCATCAGTGACTGGATTCACACGGTGATCATCTACATCATTTTGATCATTACCATGTACACGTGCTATTGTACGTCGTCCTATATTGGTTCACCGTCAAGAATGTACGAGCTGTTGAAGGAGGCAGAGGTTGCTTTCCCCAGTGCTTCAGGGCATAGTTATCTATCCTTTCACGACTCACAAATGTACTACATTACGTGGTCCGTTATGCTAGGTGGTTTGGGTTCTGTCTTTGGAGACCCTGGTTATTCTCAGCGGGCCATTGCATCGAATAGCAGAAGCGTGTTTCAAGGATACCTAATGGGCACCATTTGTTGGTGGGTGATTCCATTGGCACTGGGATTTTCTGCTGGACTAACGTCTAGGGCATTACTGACAAACCCTTCGTTTGTCACCTATCCAAACCCTCTCACAGACGAGGAAATAGGTAGTGGGATGCCCGTCATGTATGGGCTGCATATGCTTTTGGGGGAAAGCGGTGCAGCTGCTGGGTTGTTGATGCTGTTTATGTCCGTTACGTCTGCTACATCTGCGGAGCTcattgcattttcatctgTCGCAACATACGACATCTACAAGATCTATATAAATCCAAAGGCCACGGGGAAACAACTGATTCGAGTGTCACATATAGCCGTTTGTGTCTTTAGCTTGATTATGGCAGCATTGTCGATAGTGTTCAATTATGTTGGCGTCAATACGGGGTGGCTATTGAGTTTTGTTGGTATCATCCTGCTACCCGAAGTGGGTGCAATTACTCTAATGCTCTTTTGGAAGAGACTCAGTAAGTTAGGACTGATAATCGGTGCACCACTGGGGACAGTGAGCGGTATCGTGTGTTGGGTGTGCAGCACATATGCATTTGGAGAACACATTGTCAGCAAGAGTACATTGTCGATCCCCAAGGCCACCTTTATAGGTAACATCGTCTCTCTATTCAGTGCGCCTCTTTATATGGTTGCCATCACTTTACTAGATCCTTCTAGTAGAAGTTTTGATTTGACCCGTTTGGGGGAGACAATCAAAATGGGAGATGACGCATTACAGGAGGAAAAGAGAGCCACTCTTGTCACTGAGGAGGACAAAAACACAATCTTTAGACAGACGTTCTATTCTATCATTGTCAATTTGTTTGTCCTACTAGGTGTCTATGTGGTAATTGCTTGTGTTCTCTATAGATGGGGGCACGATCTCAGTAAGACGTCTTTTACAATACTCATTGTTGTCCTCCTCGTATGGGTGATTCTTGCCGGTCTATACATTATAATGCTCCCCCTCTACCAGGGACGCCACGCGCTCGCACGTGTCTGCGGTATGCATGCGCCACACGCCGGGACAATTAAGAATGTAACTAATACAAGTGCAACTAAGTTTGTAAGTTTGTTAACAATTGCAACTAAAGTTACAGAAGGTAATGACGAAACCGAATTCATCAATCCCTGTCATAATAGAAACGCCGGACTCCGAGACGGAGGAAACTTTTCCTTTGCAAAATCGATTTCCAGCCAAAACTCCGGGGTCAGCGAGATGggggaaaaagaagagggAATTAGGGAGAAGGGAGAATTGAATTAA